In Desulfosediminicola ganghwensis, a single window of DNA contains:
- a CDS encoding SDR family NAD(P)-dependent oxidoreductase, with protein MDNQKLALVTGGNRGIGNAVVRGLCERGVRTLFTCRNPHDGQLAMMEMATHARLLDFHPLELSENQSVETLVHYVTTKYGYLDILINNAAVNYDNWQRVSKVAMAEVEYTMDVNLLGPWRMCNNFIPLLKARENSRIINVSSGAGSIENLTGETPAYSLSKNGLNMLTISLAADLADDGIAVNAADPGWVRTELGGENAPNSAEEGADTIIWLALDAPQKLTGGFFRNRTSVSW; from the coding sequence ATGGATAATCAGAAATTGGCATTGGTTACTGGTGGCAACAGGGGTATCGGCAATGCGGTGGTCAGAGGCTTGTGTGAGCGTGGTGTCCGAACACTTTTTACTTGTCGTAACCCCCATGATGGGCAGTTGGCGATGATGGAGATGGCTACCCATGCAAGACTGCTTGACTTTCACCCCCTGGAACTGAGTGAGAACCAAAGTGTCGAGACATTGGTCCACTATGTGACAACGAAGTATGGATATCTCGACATTCTGATCAATAACGCGGCGGTGAATTATGACAACTGGCAGCGGGTGTCTAAAGTAGCCATGGCAGAAGTGGAATACACCATGGATGTCAACCTCCTTGGGCCGTGGAGGATGTGTAATAATTTTATCCCGTTGCTGAAGGCTAGAGAGAATAGTCGTATTATAAACGTCTCCAGCGGGGCAGGTTCCATCGAAAATCTAACTGGAGAAACTCCCGCCTACAGTTTGTCAAAAAACGGCCTGAATATGCTGACCATAAGTCTGGCAGCGGATCTGGCAGATGACGGAATTGCTGTCAATGCAGCCGACCCCGGTTGGGTGAGAACCGAACTGGGCGGTGAAAATGCACCTAATTCAGCGGAGGAGGGGGCCGATACCATTATTTGGCTGGCGTTGGATGCCCCACAAAAACTGACTGGCGGCTTTTTCCGAAACCGCACTTCTGTGTCGTGGTAA
- the trpB gene encoding tryptophan synthase subunit beta, giving the protein MSTDIKSIEMPDKNGWFGEYGGSFIPPQLEKILGEINEAYLEITQDPAFHEELNMLYRDFVGRPSPIFHLKNLSTKVGGAQIYLKREDLNHTGAHKINHCLGEALLCKKMGKKKIIAETGAGQHGVALATAAVLVGLECDIYMGVIDIAKEHPNVVRMKILGANVIPVDRGTQTLKDAVDAAFEAYLEDPVNQLYAIGSVVGPHPFPMMVRDFQAVVGNEARVQFQDKYDKLPDNLVACVGGGSNAMGLFSAFLDDKDVKIWGVEPSGRGFKDGDHAATLTKGSPGVLHGFKSYVLQDDKGEPLPVYSVASGLDYPGVGPQHSLLKDIGRAQYVTASDSEAIDALFELSRTEGIIPAIESAHAVAFAIKLAKDLKEDETILVNLSGRGDKDIDFVVENYGKNYGV; this is encoded by the coding sequence ATGAGCACAGATATAAAGTCTATCGAAATGCCTGACAAAAATGGCTGGTTCGGCGAGTATGGAGGCAGCTTTATTCCACCACAACTTGAAAAGATTTTAGGTGAAATCAATGAGGCATATCTTGAAATCACCCAAGACCCTGCGTTTCATGAAGAACTGAACATGCTCTACCGCGACTTCGTCGGTCGGCCAAGCCCTATTTTTCATCTGAAAAATCTTTCCACCAAAGTAGGTGGCGCCCAGATATATCTCAAACGCGAAGACCTCAACCACACTGGGGCCCATAAGATTAATCACTGTCTTGGCGAGGCCCTGCTGTGCAAGAAAATGGGCAAAAAGAAAATTATCGCAGAAACCGGTGCGGGCCAACATGGCGTCGCGCTTGCCACCGCTGCAGTCCTGGTCGGGCTTGAGTGCGACATCTATATGGGTGTAATTGATATAGCTAAAGAGCACCCCAATGTCGTGCGTATGAAGATCCTTGGTGCCAATGTCATCCCGGTTGATCGCGGAACACAAACTTTGAAAGATGCCGTCGATGCTGCATTTGAAGCGTATCTTGAAGACCCGGTCAACCAACTCTACGCCATCGGCTCGGTAGTAGGTCCACACCCGTTTCCGATGATGGTTCGCGACTTTCAGGCCGTGGTGGGCAATGAAGCAAGAGTACAGTTTCAGGACAAATATGATAAACTGCCAGACAATCTCGTCGCGTGTGTAGGTGGCGGCTCAAACGCCATGGGACTTTTCAGCGCCTTTCTTGATGACAAAGATGTAAAGATCTGGGGTGTCGAACCATCAGGCCGAGGTTTCAAGGATGGAGATCATGCCGCAACGTTGACCAAAGGCAGCCCCGGAGTACTGCACGGTTTTAAATCATATGTACTCCAGGACGACAAAGGCGAACCGCTACCCGTCTACTCAGTTGCCAGTGGTCTCGACTATCCCGGTGTCGGACCACAACATAGCCTCTTGAAAGATATCGGTCGTGCGCAGTATGTTACAGCCAGCGACTCAGAAGCAATCGATGCGCTTTTCGAGCTTTCCAGAACCGAAGGCATCATTCCCGCAATCGAAAGTGCCCACGCAGTCGCTTTTGCAATTAAGCTCGCCAAGGATCTGAAGGAAGACGAAACCATATTGGTGAATCTTTCCGGCCGCGGCGACAAGGATATCGACTTCGTCGTCGAGAATTATGGTAAAAACTACGGCGTATAA
- the ppnN gene encoding nucleotide 5'-monophosphate nucleosidase PpnN, with translation MVHTVKNTTILPHGYLDLLSQMEAHRLLTASQGKIHELFRNCSLAVLNCGDDLDDSRKLYERYPDFDIAVIRENGGIALELQNAPASAFVGDKVIQGIREHLFAVLRDIVFAEDTLYLNPALNLTTSRGITNAVYHLLRNAGVLNPNLESGLIVCWGGHSISREEYDYTKEVGYQLGLRSLNICTGCGAGAMKGPMKGATIGHFKQRFTEGQYLGITEPGIIASESPNPIVNDLVIMPDIEKRLETFVRLGHGVVVFPGGVGTAEEILYLLSILLDPANQDIPFPFVLSGPSSARNYFAEIDQFIGLTLGEEARSKYDIIIDDPERVAQVMERGVQKVSEYRMQSDDTMFFNWSLNIDYDSQIPFEPTHENMLTLDLSLDRPARELAVDLRRAFSGIVAGNVKPAGIQAIEDHGLFQLRGQSEIMDSLDSMLKGFISQNRMKIPSDQEYLPCYSIVQDEALAELKN, from the coding sequence ATGGTTCATACTGTCAAAAATACTACTATTCTTCCCCATGGCTATCTCGACCTGCTCTCGCAGATGGAAGCTCACCGCTTACTGACTGCCAGTCAGGGGAAAATCCATGAACTTTTCCGTAACTGCTCACTCGCAGTTCTCAATTGCGGCGATGATCTCGACGATAGCAGAAAATTGTACGAGCGCTACCCCGACTTTGATATCGCTGTCATTCGTGAGAATGGTGGTATCGCCCTGGAACTGCAAAACGCTCCCGCCAGCGCCTTTGTAGGCGATAAAGTTATTCAGGGTATCCGTGAACATCTTTTTGCAGTTCTCCGGGATATTGTTTTCGCCGAGGATACCTTATACTTAAACCCGGCCCTCAATCTCACCACCAGCCGGGGTATCACCAATGCGGTATACCATCTGCTTCGCAATGCCGGGGTGCTCAACCCCAATTTGGAATCAGGCTTGATAGTCTGCTGGGGTGGGCATTCCATTTCACGGGAAGAGTACGATTACACCAAGGAAGTTGGCTATCAACTTGGCCTGCGTAGCCTCAACATATGCACCGGCTGCGGAGCAGGAGCCATGAAAGGACCAATGAAAGGTGCCACCATAGGTCATTTCAAGCAGCGTTTTACCGAAGGACAGTACCTGGGTATCACCGAACCGGGCATTATCGCCTCCGAATCCCCAAACCCCATCGTCAACGATCTGGTCATCATGCCCGATATTGAAAAGAGGCTTGAGACCTTTGTTCGCCTGGGCCACGGGGTTGTTGTCTTTCCTGGTGGCGTCGGAACAGCCGAGGAGATTCTCTACCTGCTCTCCATCCTGTTAGATCCAGCCAATCAGGACATCCCCTTTCCATTTGTTCTCTCAGGCCCCTCTTCAGCCAGGAACTATTTTGCTGAGATAGACCAATTTATCGGCCTTACCCTCGGAGAGGAAGCTCGCAGCAAATATGACATTATTATTGATGATCCTGAGCGAGTAGCCCAGGTTATGGAAAGAGGTGTACAGAAAGTCAGTGAATACCGTATGCAGAGCGATGACACAATGTTCTTCAACTGGTCATTGAACATCGATTACGATTCACAGATTCCATTCGAACCAACCCACGAGAACATGCTCACTCTTGACCTGAGCCTTGACCGTCCAGCCAGAGAACTTGCTGTGGATCTGCGTCGGGCATTTTCCGGAATCGTGGCAGGCAACGTAAAGCCAGCTGGCATTCAAGCGATTGAAGACCATGGTCTGTTCCAGCTTCGAGGCCAAAGCGAGATAATGGACTCGCTTGACAGTATGCTCAAGGGGTTTATCTCCCAAAATCGCATGAAAATCCCCAGCGATCAGGAGTACCTCCCCTGCTACTCCATCGTCCAGGATGAGGCATTGGCCGAACTCAAAAACTAG